Part of the Verrucomicrobiia bacterium genome is shown below.
TGACTTTGCCGTGGAATCCCGAGGTTGTGCATGCGCATGATTGGCAGGCGGGTTTGGTGCCGTTGTTGATGCAGGAGGAAGCGCGCCTCGGGAAAACAGGGCAGGGCAGGGTGCTGCCGCGAACGTTCTTCACGATTCACAATCTCGCCTACCAGGGACTGTTTCCAATTTCGCGATATGCGCTGACAAATTTGTCCTGGAGCCATTTCACTGCAGCAGGATTGGAGTTTTATGGGCAACTGAGCTGTCTCAAAGCGGGAATTGCGTATTCCGATTACGTGACAACGGTGAGTCCGCGTTATTCCAAGGAAATCACCACAACAGAATACGGCTGCGGCCTTGATGGATTTCTGCAGGATCATCAGGCGAAGCTCGTGGGAATCCTGAACGGCGTGGATTACGAGGAATGGAATCCTGAAACGGACAACACGATCCAGGCACCCTACTCGGCCGCCGATTTAAACGGCAAGGCAGCCAACAAGGCGGCGCTTCAGGAGGAAATGAAATTGCCTGTGGACGCCAACGTTCCGCTGCTGGGCAGCATCAATCGCCTCGTGGAACAAAAAGGCGTGGATATTCAATTGGGTGCGCTTGAGGAAATGCTGGGAGCCGATCTGCAGTTTGTGCTTCTCGGAAGCGGGAATCCGACCTTTGAACAAGCCTACGTGGACCTCGCAAAACGACATCCCACAAAGGTTGCGGTGCAGATTGGTTACAACCACGGATTGTCGCATCGCATTGAGGCAGGCACGGATTTCTTCCTCTTGCCATCGCGCTTTGAACCTTGCGGATTAAACCAGATGTACAGCCTGCGTTACGGCAGCGTTCCGATTGTGCGGGCCACGGGCGGGCTTGACGACACAGTGATCGACTTTTCTGAATCCCCGGAATCCGCCAACGGAATCAAGTTCTCAGAGTATTCAAGCACGGCGCTCGCCAGAGCGATTCGGAAGGGCCTGGCGATATACGACGAACCCGAATTGCTGGAGCATTATCGGATGAACGGCATGGCCGCGGATTTTTCCTGGAGCCGAACAGCGGATCAATACCTGAGCCTTTACCGTAAGGCGCCTTGATCAAGATAACAAACATTGTGCAATGTTAAATAATGCAGGTGAATCAGAGGCTTGCCCAACTTGGTTTGCTTCCTCAGTAGCTTGAACCCCAGCCAAAGCGCCGAGTGATCGGCCAATACACGAAGAACGATTTTCCAATCAGCTTCTCTTTCGGGAAATCGCCCCAAAATCGGGAATCGGAACTGTTCATCGTGTTGTCGCCGAGCACGTACAAATGATTCGTCTGAACCGTGAAATGACTCCCAGGTTCCAAATTCCCAATGGCCGCGTGGCCCAGGTATTGGTCCTTGCGGTAATCAATGGACTTCGAGTGCCGCGTGGCGCCACTGAACGAATACAAATTCGCAAAGTGCGGGGTCGATGCGGAAAGCGGTTCACCGTTCACGACCAGATGGCCAATCGCGACGGTTGGGTGCAATTCGTCCAGCGATCGCCGCGGCAGCTGCAGTTGGTAATCAGGCTCGATCGCCAATTCTTCGCCCCCAAGGCCAGCCAGGCGCTTGATGTAAAACGTATCGCCCTGCGTAGGCATCAGCTGATTCAAGCGATCAATCCCGTGTGTCTCGAATACAATGATTTCGCCGCGCTCAGGCGCCTTGAAATTGTAACTAAGGCGGTCGACGAACAGATGGTCGCCAGCGCTGACGCGCAGTTTCACCATGGTCTCGCCCTTGCGAAAAAACTGTCCCCGCTGAAGGGTCGACCGAACCTGCATTGCGGGCCCCACGCCCGAATACGTGGGCGCAAGCAGTTCGCTGCCGTAATCGGGCGGGAACCAAAGCGTCATGGTTTTGCCCGTGAAATAAATCTTCTGATAGATCTTGAAGATCGGCAGTCCAACGGGCTGATCGGCCCCGAGGAATTGGCCATCGTGCGGCGCCACCAGGTGAACGTAGGAATTTCCCTTGAACCATTCCAGCACGCGATTCGCGCCGCCGGGAATGTCAAATTCAGGCGAAAGATTTTCCGAGGTCACGCCAAACAGCGTCGGCTGCATCGAGCCCGTGGGAATCTTGAATGGTTGCAGGAAAAACGTGCGCACGCCCATGGCAACCGTCAAAGCGACGAGCAAGACCTCGACATTTTCGCGCCACGCGGCGTTGGGATACGGCCTTAACCACTTGTTGGCTGCGGCTTCGAGATTCTCAGATTCCTTCCGCAAGGCCTCTTTGCCGGCCTTGTTTGCCAACGCTTCACATGCGGAGTAATGAGCGGCTTCAACCTCGTGAACCGCAGCCGGCGAAAGAATATCGCGCTGATGATTCAGTATCTTGCGGACATGCTTGCAAAGAGAACGCGTATGCCGCGCCGGCCCTGATGTGAGCAGGTAAAAGAAACTGGGTGAACGCGGACGTTTGCCGGGCACGAAATCGGAGGGCGCGGGTGTCGGGGAGACCGCGCTGGGGCGATCGGACGGCGAAGAAGTTCCGCCTTTGACAGATTTCGCCATGGTTACGCCTTCAGCACTTCGATGAACGCTTCCTGCGGAATATTGACCGTGCCGAATGCCTTCATTCGCTTTTTGCCTTCCTTTTGCTTCTCCAGCAACTTGCGTTTGCGGCTCACGTCACCGCCATAGCACTTGGCCGTGACGTCCTTCCGGAAGGCGCTGACTGTTTCGCGCGCAACGACTTTTCCGCCAATCGCAGCCTGAATCGCCACCTGATATTGCTGGTGCGGGATCACTTCCTTCAACTTCGCGGCCAGGGCGCGTCCCCTGCCCTCTGCCTTGTCCCGATGCACGATGCACGAAAACGCGTCCACAGACTCGGCATTCACGAGCATGTCCAGCTTCACCATGTTGGATTCCTGATAACCCGCATGCTCATAATCCATCGAGCCGAATCCGCGAGTGATGCTCTTGATGCGGTCATGAAAATCAATCAGGATTTCGTTCAGCGGAACCTGGCTGGTCAGCATCACGCGGCGGGAATCGAGCGTTTCCGTGTGTTCCACAAGCCCGCGCTTTTCCGCGATCAACGCCATCATGTCGCCAATGTTTTCGTTCGGACAGATCACGAACGCTTTGACCATTGGCTCCTCGATCTTCTCAATATAATTAGGCTCAGGCATGAACGCGGGGTTATCGATCTCCTTGACCGTTCCATCGCTCATGGTGACGCGATACACCACGCTTGGATAGGTTGCGATGATGTCCATCCCGTATTCACGGCGCAGGCGTTCCTGCACAATTTCCAAATGCAGGAGGCCAAGGAACCCGCAGCGAAATCCAAAACCGAGGGCAACCGATGTTTCTGACTGGTAGTTGAACGCGGAATCATTCAACTGCAGCTTGCCCATGTTTGCCTTCAGATGCTCGTAATCCGAGGTGTTGATCGGGTAAATCCCGCTGAACACCATGGGATGAATTTCCTTGAAGCCGGGCAGGAGCGGAGAAGGATTGCGCGACTCCGTGATGGTGTCGCCCATTTTGACCTCCTGCGGGCTCTTGATGTTCGCCGTGATGTAGCCCGTTTCGCCGACGTTCAATTGTTCGCGAATGTAAGGCTTTGGATTGAAGCTTCCCACTTCCTTCACTTCATAGGCCCTGCCGCTCGCAAGGAACTTGACCTGCATCCCCGCTTTCACCGCGCCGTTGAAAACGCGAACATGTGTCACGACGCCCTTGTAGGTGTCGAAATAGGAATCAAAACAAAGCGCCTGCAACGAACTTTCGCCCGTGGCGTTGGGTGCGGGCACGCGTGCAACGATGGCTTCGAGAATGTCCTCGATGCCAATTCCCTGCTTGGCGCTCGCCAGGATCGCGGTCTCAGCGGGAATTGCCAGGATGTCCTCCAGCTGCTGCTTCGCCTGCGGCACGTTTGCATGCGGAAGGTCGATCTTGTTGATCACCGGTATGATCGTGAGATTCTGCTTCATCGCCAGATGAACGTTGGCGACGGTCTGGGCTTCCACGCCCTGGGCGGCGTCAATGATCAGGAGCGCGCCTTCGCACGCCGAGAGGCTTCGGGAGACTTCGTAGGAAAAGTCGACGTGTCCCGGAGTGTCGATCAGGTTCAGCTCGTATTCCTCGCCGTTCTTCGCCTTGTAGAGCATCGTGACGGGATGCGCCTTGATCGTGATGCCGCGTTCGCGCTCAAGGTCCATGGAATCCAGCAACTGGTCTTCCATGTCGCGCGTCGCAATGGTGCCCGTGCGATGCAAGAGCCGGTCGGACAGGGTCGTCTTGCCGTGATCAATGTGGGCGATGATGCTGAAATTTCTAATGTGTGCTGCGTCCATCTGCAAAAACCGGATTTCTTCAAGCTCCTTCCGCGGAAAAACCGCAGCGGGAGCTTGAGCCGTAGGAAGATACTGCCAAAGCCCGCTAAGAAAAGAAAAAACCCGGGGCCGCAGCGCCGACTGCGCGTACTTAACAAGCGGGTGGTCAGACCGGGTTTATAGGAGAACGGTTAAGCCAACCGCAAGTCGGCGCTCCGTAAAAGCGTGCGCTACTCCCGGCCTCGCAACAGCAGAACCCAGTCGGTATTTCGATCGGGCGGAACAAACGGAATACCCTTGCCGCCAATCCGGCGTTCGTCGGGCATGACGACTGATTTGGTCGTTGCCACTTCCGCGGGCAGGACCCTCACCTCCGCCGCCGCACGCTGCTGGCCGGTTTTGGTATCGATCCACACGTTGCGCACATACTCGCCTGCGGAGACGTGGACCGTGAAAGGTTCGCCCTGCGTGCTGAACGTCAGATATTGCTTTCCGGGCTCGGCGAGACACCAGACTCGTAACGGATCATGATCGGTCAAAAAGAAATCGTGCGGCGTCATGCGATGAAACGCCACTTCACGCGTCATCACGTCCGAAAGGATGTCCATGTACTTCGCCGACGCCGTATAAGGATTGTCGTCGCCATGAAACGGCATTCCCTCGGGTCCCCGCACGAACAGTTCATACTCCTTCGCATGGCCGTTCCAACAGAACGATGCCGCCGCGGTTGCACATCCCCATGCGGCCCGGCGCAAATCGTCCTGCGTTGACCCCGCCTTGTCCGCCCAGTAGCGCCGCCACAATGCGTTGCCTTCGGACATGAACACAGGCTTGCCGGGAACATACGAGATAAGGCACGCCTGATGATGCGTCCACGGCGTTTTCCAATACAGCATGTCCAAAGCGCGCTCAGGTGCCGCGATCTGGTGATTTTCAATCGCAGCAAAATTGTATTCAGGCCGTTTGTATTCGTTGTCGCGCGGGTGTTCGTCCTGGTAAGTGCGCAAGTGATTGAAGATGTCGTGCTTTTGCAGCAGCCGGGCCAATCCCAGCTCATGCGTTTCGCGATGGCCCGGGTCTTCCCAGACAAAGTTCCAGCCCGCGAGATTCGCAAACGGAGCAATGCGCGCAACGACGTAACGAACATAAAACTCCTTTTCCGATTCGCTCAGCGCTTCCCACTTGGGCCCGCCATTCTTTCGTCCTTCAAACCCTAGGAACATGTGCACGCCAACATTCCGGTCATTGAGCCAGCCGAGCCTTCGTTCCATCATTTGCCACACGTCGAGCCGCATTGTGCTTGAGGCGCGGCCTTCCTGATACAACGCAAGGTCAGTCGTGGAAGGCGGAGGTCCATCCTTGTAGAACTGTTCGAAGCAACAGAGCGACAGCAGCCAGTTCACCTGGAGATGATTGTAGCCGCGGTCGAGCAGCGGCTGGTAAACATTCTCGCTCACCCAATCGAACGGTTGCGCGATCGCGCCGTGCCCCGTTTCGTAGTAAGATTTAATCCAAACGGGTTCCGTGCCGTTGTATGCGAGCCAGCGCGGGTTCTCCTTGTAAGGCTGCAACATCCCCTTCCCTGCTCCACGCGTCACGCACGAAAAGCTCCCCGAGCCGCCTTCAGTTCCGTCGCTCCAACGCCACTGATACTTCCACTCGCCGGCTTCATCGGGCATGAAGCGCATTTTCCAGACATGGCCGTTCGTCGCGCTGCCTCCGCCCGCGCCGTCGCCATCAAAAAATCCGGGGAACCCGGTTGTCCGGCCGGATGGCGCCGTGTAGGTGCAGAGCAAAGTCACGTCATTAAATTTGTTGCCATAAGACTTACGATTTTCGACAGAAGACTCGAAAACACGATACCGTCCCACTTCTGGAATTGCCGCTTCGCTGCGGCTCACGTTTAATGCGGCCGCAATCAACACCGGCCAAAAAACGAACAGCCGGAAGGTATTAAAAGAATTGTGGTTGGACATGATGCCTGAGTTTTCCCAAACGCCTAAAGCAGCCAGCGTGTCGCTGCAAGCCATAACTCGGCCACTCATCCACCGCTGCGCAGACTTCCAAGTCTGCTGAACCAAAATAACTTCC
Proteins encoded:
- the glgA gene encoding glycogen synthase GlgA, which produces MRILLASSEVHPYSKTGGLADMVGALGKHLARAGHQVGLVTPLYAGIREKFPAMARFGNPLQLMLGHQPTTAEIWALEPINGLTIYFVDQPDFYQRPALYQRDGADFPDNAERFIFFSKVVAHLALTLPWNPEVVHAHDWQAGLVPLLMQEEARLGKTGQGRVLPRTFFTIHNLAYQGLFPISRYALTNLSWSHFTAAGLEFYGQLSCLKAGIAYSDYVTTVSPRYSKEITTTEYGCGLDGFLQDHQAKLVGILNGVDYEEWNPETDNTIQAPYSAADLNGKAANKAALQEEMKLPVDANVPLLGSINRLVEQKGVDIQLGALEEMLGADLQFVLLGSGNPTFEQAYVDLAKRHPTKVAVQIGYNHGLSHRIEAGTDFFLLPSRFEPCGLNQMYSLRYGSVPIVRATGGLDDTVIDFSESPESANGIKFSEYSSTALARAIRKGLAIYDEPELLEHYRMNGMAADFSWSRTADQYLSLYRKAP
- the lepB gene encoding signal peptidase I, whose product is MAKSVKGGTSSPSDRPSAVSPTPAPSDFVPGKRPRSPSFFYLLTSGPARHTRSLCKHVRKILNHQRDILSPAAVHEVEAAHYSACEALANKAGKEALRKESENLEAAANKWLRPYPNAAWRENVEVLLVALTVAMGVRTFFLQPFKIPTGSMQPTLFGVTSENLSPEFDIPGGANRVLEWFKGNSYVHLVAPHDGQFLGADQPVGLPIFKIYQKIYFTGKTMTLWFPPDYGSELLAPTYSGVGPAMQVRSTLQRGQFFRKGETMVKLRVSAGDHLFVDRLSYNFKAPERGEIIVFETHGIDRLNQLMPTQGDTFYIKRLAGLGGEELAIEPDYQLQLPRRSLDELHPTVAIGHLVVNGEPLSASTPHFANLYSFSGATRHSKSIDYRKDQYLGHAAIGNLEPGSHFTVQTNHLYVLGDNTMNSSDSRFWGDFPKEKLIGKSFFVYWPITRRFGWGSSY
- the lepA gene encoding translation elongation factor 4; its protein translation is MDAAHIRNFSIIAHIDHGKTTLSDRLLHRTGTIATRDMEDQLLDSMDLERERGITIKAHPVTMLYKAKNGEEYELNLIDTPGHVDFSYEVSRSLSACEGALLIIDAAQGVEAQTVANVHLAMKQNLTIIPVINKIDLPHANVPQAKQQLEDILAIPAETAILASAKQGIGIEDILEAIVARVPAPNATGESSLQALCFDSYFDTYKGVVTHVRVFNGAVKAGMQVKFLASGRAYEVKEVGSFNPKPYIREQLNVGETGYITANIKSPQEVKMGDTITESRNPSPLLPGFKEIHPMVFSGIYPINTSDYEHLKANMGKLQLNDSAFNYQSETSVALGFGFRCGFLGLLHLEIVQERLRREYGMDIIATYPSVVYRVTMSDGTVKEIDNPAFMPEPNYIEKIEEPMVKAFVICPNENIGDMMALIAEKRGLVEHTETLDSRRVMLTSQVPLNEILIDFHDRIKSITRGFGSMDYEHAGYQESNMVKLDMLVNAESVDAFSCIVHRDKAEGRGRALAAKLKEVIPHQQYQVAIQAAIGGKVVARETVSAFRKDVTAKCYGGDVSRKRKLLEKQKEGKKRMKAFGTVNIPQEAFIEVLKA
- a CDS encoding DUF5060 domain-containing protein, whose translation is MSNHNSFNTFRLFVFWPVLIAAALNVSRSEAAIPEVGRYRVFESSVENRKSYGNKFNDVTLLCTYTAPSGRTTGFPGFFDGDGAGGGSATNGHVWKMRFMPDEAGEWKYQWRWSDGTEGGSGSFSCVTRGAGKGMLQPYKENPRWLAYNGTEPVWIKSYYETGHGAIAQPFDWVSENVYQPLLDRGYNHLQVNWLLSLCCFEQFYKDGPPPSTTDLALYQEGRASSTMRLDVWQMMERRLGWLNDRNVGVHMFLGFEGRKNGGPKWEALSESEKEFYVRYVVARIAPFANLAGWNFVWEDPGHRETHELGLARLLQKHDIFNHLRTYQDEHPRDNEYKRPEYNFAAIENHQIAAPERALDMLYWKTPWTHHQACLISYVPGKPVFMSEGNALWRRYWADKAGSTQDDLRRAAWGCATAAASFCWNGHAKEYELFVRGPEGMPFHGDDNPYTASAKYMDILSDVMTREVAFHRMTPHDFFLTDHDPLRVWCLAEPGKQYLTFSTQGEPFTVHVSAGEYVRNVWIDTKTGQQRAAAEVRVLPAEVATTKSVVMPDERRIGGKGIPFVPPDRNTDWVLLLRGRE